In a genomic window of Amblyomma americanum isolate KBUSLIRL-KWMA chromosome 4, ASM5285725v1, whole genome shotgun sequence:
- the LOC144130401 gene encoding adenosine deaminase-like translates to MAVPLPRFKVMLHTHLDGHLRHSTIMELAKAKNIDLGYTSLQDCLKKTKPWKPSTLQNYLKEMPNFLRVVVGDRDALTRVAYEAGVDQANAGVIYSEMRLFAQMMSSASTALPKGSTPPTLNSTKDVVEAVLAGFKKAEDLCGIKCRLVLACFRDKPEWADEVVALCQEYNGKGVVGMDVCGVFAPKQTATEGEEILHPQVISAFKKAASLGVRRTAHAGEAGPPSNIARAIEELSAERIGHGYAAMRDGGAPFKLAQSKGIHFEVCVNSSYLTGAVKPTEEHPMMACKKNNVSFSMSTDDPTITHTRIDDEYNLALKLGLTVKDIIESNRNAIQACFLPPAEKQALRKWFDELNETTGV, encoded by the exons ATGGCCGTGCCGCTCCCGAGGTTCAAG GTTATGCTGCATACTCACTTGGATGGTCACCTGCGCCACTCGACCATCATGGAGCTTGCCAA AGCAAAAAATATCGATCTCGGCTACACAAGCCTTCAGGACTGCCTGAAGAAAACAAAGCCATGGAAACCCAGCACCCTTCAAAATTACCTCAAGGAAATGCCAAATTTTTTAAGAGTCGTTGT CGGCGACCGGGATGCCCTGACGCGAGTGGCGTACGAGGCCGGTGTGGACCAGGCCAACGCCGGGGTCATCTACAGCGAGATGCGGCTGTTCGCGCAAATGATGAGCAGCGCCTCCACTGCGCTGCCCAAGGGGTCGACCCCCCCGACCCTGAACTCGACCAAGGACGTCGTCGAGGCGGTGCTGGCCGGATTCAAGAAGGCCGAGGACCTGTGCGGCATCAAGTGTCGACTCGTACTCGCCTGCTTCAGGGACAAGCCCG AGTGGGCCGACGAAGTGGTGGCGCTGTGCCAGGAGTACAACGGCAAGGGTGTCGTTGGCATGGACGTGTGCGGAGTGTTCGCCCCTAAGCAGACCGCCACCGAGGGAGAGGAGATACTCCACCCGCAGGTCATCAGCGCCTTCAAG AAAGCGGCCAGCCTGGGCGTCCGCCGGACTGCGCACGCGGGCGAAGCGGGACCTCCGAGCAACATTGCGCGCGCCATCGAAGAGCTGAGCGCCGAGAGGATTGGCCACGGCTACGCCGCCATGCGTGACGGTGGCGCCCCCTTCAAgctggcgcagagcaaaggcATCCACTTCGAGGTGTGCGTCAACAGCAGCTACCTGACCGGAGCCGTCAAGCCCACCGAGGAGCACCCCATGATGGC TTGCAAGAAGAACAACGTCAGCTTCTCGATGAGCACCGACGACCCGACCATCACTCATACTCGGATTGACGACGAGTACAACCTTGCGCTCAAGCTTGGTCTCACCGTCAAGGACATCATCGAGTCG AACCGCAACGCCATCCAGGCCTGCTTCCTTCCTCCGGCAGAGAAGCAAGCACTGCGCAAGTGGTTCGACGAACTCAACGAGACGACCGGCGTGTAG